The genomic stretch GATAGCGGTCTACCGGCCAACTTTGCATTGCTTGATCAATTGTTATCGCCGGCAAGCCGGCTCCTACATTGCCCTGCCACTCAGCACTCGTTCAAGCCATCCCGAAAACGGATCGCCAGCTTCTTCAGCTCCTGACGCCAGCTCTCCAGCTCAACCCGGCTCAGTGGCTCCGGCCCTTCTTCTTCCAGGCTGACCGCAACGATCAGAGGCTGGGTCACATCCCCCTTGGGCTTGTGCGGCACACGCGGCGGCTGGAACATGGCCGAATGGGCAGCCAGCAGGCGGGCCAGCCAACTGGCGGGGCTACGGGCCATTTCCACCAGTTCAGCCAACTCAGGGATGGCCAAAGACTCCAACACCTCACGGGTCAGGATGTCCTCGGCCCGAGGTGCATTCGCCTGGGGCAAGCG from Pseudomonas fluorescens encodes the following:
- a CDS encoding DUF6586 family protein, producing the protein MANELYTRTNQKIYFAGLSLEALGRAEEGKEMNAIALVQAGRESALFHLYGALLGLCHEIAGFYRLPQANAPRAEDILTREVLESLAIPELAELVEMARSPASWLARLLAAHSAMFQPPRVPHKPKGDVTQPLIVAVSLEEEGPEPLSRVELESWRQELKKLAIRFRDGLNEC